The Lutibacter profundi genome includes a region encoding these proteins:
- a CDS encoding M1 family metallopeptidase → MKNLLLTLILLFSVLLTAQEKEYRGEREKINDLVHTKLKVNFNFEKSQMNGEAWITLSPHFYPTNKLVLDAKSFKIYEVKINNRNAPYNYSNDELTIELGKTYKKEENYTVYIKYTAKPEEVRQKGSNTIKEAKGLYFIDPKDEDPEKPTQIWTQGETESSSCWFPTIDSPNQKTTEEIYMTVPNKFVTLSNGELISQTSNADGTRTDYWKMDKKHAPYLFFMGVGEFSIVKDTWNGIEVNYYVEKEYESVAKDIFGKTPEMMTFFSTITGVPYQWNKYSQIVVRDYVSGAMENTTAVVHGEAAQQKKGQLIDENIWEETIAHELFHHWFGDLVTAESWSNLTVNESFATYSVYLWYEHKYGKDKANAHMYNDVQTYLQSQSEDKKLVRFYYENREDMFDTVSYHKGNAILHMLRDVLGDEAFFAGMKNYLIEHKFGTAEAQELRLSFEEVSGKDLNWFFNQWYYGDGHIRLSVTYDYNTIINTVTVNINQQGKTFKFPLSIDIYEGNSKTRHNVWVDKTRNSFTFPFNKLPKLINIDAKHVLLAEIDDKKTLDNYIFQYKNASHYLDRRYALEEIAKHQDNKEAFNTLIKAMNDSYYEIRILALESVDLFQKYYKKEAISKIENLAKFDKKTLVRAAAIEVLGKLVEVKYKSLFEKGMNSKSYAILGKSLFSLYQIDRETTLKKINTLNSDTEKLLAEAITNIYINEKDKTKLPFIANHVLSGMFLSNNKRVQQLYSEAFKWISESDNKEAIINLTNDFVKLGKLYKKFNFDKMAINMLNQLVYTQQQSSNENKEELILILKTGMAKLIE, encoded by the coding sequence TCAGTACTCTTAACCGCTCAAGAAAAAGAATACAGAGGAGAAAGAGAAAAAATTAATGATTTAGTACATACAAAACTAAAAGTAAATTTTAATTTTGAAAAAAGTCAAATGAATGGAGAAGCTTGGATTACGTTAAGCCCTCATTTTTACCCAACAAATAAGCTGGTTTTAGATGCAAAGTCTTTTAAAATTTATGAAGTAAAAATTAATAACAGGAATGCTCCATATAATTATTCGAATGATGAATTAACAATAGAGTTGGGTAAAACATATAAAAAAGAAGAAAATTACACTGTTTATATAAAGTATACAGCAAAGCCTGAAGAAGTTAGACAAAAGGGAAGTAATACTATTAAAGAAGCTAAAGGATTGTATTTTATTGATCCAAAAGATGAAGACCCTGAAAAGCCAACTCAAATTTGGACACAAGGCGAAACTGAGTCAAGCAGTTGTTGGTTTCCTACTATAGACTCACCTAACCAAAAAACTACAGAAGAGATTTATATGACGGTTCCAAACAAATTTGTAACACTATCAAACGGAGAATTAATAAGCCAAACCTCAAATGCTGATGGTACAAGAACCGATTATTGGAAAATGGATAAAAAACATGCTCCATACTTGTTTTTTATGGGAGTAGGAGAATTTAGTATTGTAAAAGATACCTGGAATGGTATTGAAGTAAATTATTATGTTGAAAAGGAATATGAATCTGTTGCTAAAGATATTTTTGGAAAAACTCCTGAAATGATGACGTTTTTTTCAACAATTACAGGAGTGCCATATCAATGGAATAAATATAGCCAAATAGTTGTTAGAGATTATGTAAGTGGAGCAATGGAAAATACGACTGCAGTTGTACATGGAGAAGCAGCACAACAAAAAAAAGGACAATTAATTGATGAAAATATTTGGGAAGAAACTATTGCCCATGAATTATTTCACCATTGGTTTGGTGACTTAGTAACTGCTGAAAGCTGGTCAAATTTAACAGTAAATGAATCTTTTGCCACTTATAGTGTTTATTTGTGGTATGAACATAAATACGGAAAAGATAAAGCAAATGCTCATATGTATAATGATGTACAAACGTATTTACAAAGTCAAAGTGAAGATAAAAAACTAGTCAGATTCTATTATGAAAATAGAGAAGATATGTTTGATACTGTTAGTTATCATAAAGGGAATGCAATACTACATATGTTGCGTGATGTTTTAGGGGATGAAGCCTTTTTTGCAGGGATGAAAAACTACTTAATTGAGCATAAATTTGGGACCGCAGAAGCACAAGAGCTCCGTTTATCTTTTGAAGAAGTTAGTGGAAAAGATTTAAATTGGTTTTTTAACCAATGGTATTATGGAGATGGCCACATAAGGTTAAGTGTAACGTATGATTACAATACCATAATCAATACTGTGACGGTTAACATTAATCAGCAAGGGAAAACATTTAAATTTCCTCTAAGTATTGATATTTATGAAGGAAATAGTAAAACTAGGCATAACGTTTGGGTAGATAAAACTAGAAATTCATTTACATTTCCTTTTAATAAACTCCCTAAACTAATTAATATAGATGCTAAACATGTGCTTTTAGCTGAAATAGATGATAAAAAAACGTTAGATAACTATATATTTCAATATAAAAACGCGTCACATTATTTAGATAGGAGGTATGCTTTAGAAGAAATTGCCAAACACCAAGATAATAAAGAAGCATTTAATACTCTAATCAAAGCTATGAATGATTCGTACTATGAAATAAGAATTTTGGCACTAGAGAGTGTAGATTTGTTTCAGAAATATTATAAAAAGGAAGCGATTTCAAAAATTGAAAATTTGGCAAAATTTGATAAAAAAACTTTGGTAAGAGCCGCTGCAATAGAAGTTTTAGGTAAATTAGTTGAAGTAAAGTATAAGTCTCTTTTTGAAAAAGGGATGAATAGTAAATCATACGCTATCTTAGGAAAATCATTATTTTCTTTATATCAAATAGATAGAGAAACCACATTGAAAAAAATTAATACCTTAAATAGTGATACTGAAAAACTTTTAGCTGAGGCAATTACCAATATTTATATTAATGAAAAAGATAAAACAAAATTACCTTTTATAGCAAACCATGTGTTAAGCGGTATGTTTTTATCTAACAATAAAAGAGTGCAACAGCTTTATTCTGAAGCGTTTAAATGGATTTCAGAAAGTGACAATAAAGAAGCAATAATAAACCTTACAAATGATTTTGTAAAATTAGGTAAACTGTATAAAAAATTCAATTTTGATAAAATGGCAATTAATATGCTGAATCAGTTGGTTTATACACAACAGCAATCTAGCAATGAGAATAAA